One Littorina saxatilis isolate snail1 linkage group LG1, US_GU_Lsax_2.0, whole genome shotgun sequence genomic window carries:
- the LOC138948643 gene encoding probable G-protein coupled receptor Mth-like 3: protein MSGSTFNETGQMNVSLTAFTLNRSDTKMSELNQTYDVLSLGICVEVHNASLDEVVVLSQCLVNETLISALGTAYEAQKVVVSNMQNIPVDWACPNGTLKYPRNLNLTVDDSTTYFFETYSTIFNLENIGFELQTFPTENSTPVLLQVATCDNAWPIRCHRRGYIYLNASDFTASNDSLVINNTTETFHDSQFVVFDNGSAIVCSVYNFSYTIRVASFAMMKDYLLEGTVCLVTLSVSMASLVAVLVTYSLLPQLRNVPGVIVMSHSGALLGSQAFMLLAVYPRGWLCLLHSLLIHALVLSSFLWKSVLSFDLLLMLRLKSIESSSHASRTRMLNCYGVVGWVLPAVLVLICWLLDHFEVYDIHYGSTASGTCWLGSISANLYLILVPLGLSWFFNVVCFTIALLLIHRSGVKFRGKAARSKVQRARDRRRLMVSARISMLMGGAWVLCFAAAAVDMDELWLAHSALNGAQGVYLLICFVFKPRVLVMLRDRLSCQKEEARASTAREMTTTITSSSLSAVNTAVDDVSVASGHVYPLAAKA from the coding sequence ATGAGTGGATCAACATTTAATGAGACTGGTCAGATGAACGTAAGTTTGACTGCCTTTACTCTGAACAGATCAGATACGAAGATGTCAGAACTGAACCAAACTTACGACGTTTTGTCATTAGGCATATGTGTTGAGGTTCACAATGCTTCCTTGGATGAAGTGGTTGTCCTGTCCCAATGCCTTGTGAACGAAACTTTGATTTCAGCTTTAGGGACTGCTTATGAGGCACAAAAGGTAGTCGTGTCGAACATGCAGAATATTCCAGTAGACTGGGCATGCCCCAACGGCACTTTGAAGTACCCCAGGAATCTGAACCTGACAGTGGATGACTCTACAACTTACTTCTTCGAAACTTACAGCACAATATTCAACCTGGAGAACATCGGGTTCGAGCTGCAAACATTTCCTACAGAAAACTCTACTCCTGTGCTGCTGCAGGTTGCGACCTGTGATAATGCTTGGCCCATTCGCTGCCACAGAAGGGGCTACATCTATCTCAATGCGTCCGATTTCACAGCCTCCAATGACAGTCTCGTTATCAATAATACCACGGAAACGTTTCACGATTCTCAGTTTGTCGTCTTTGACAACGGATCAGCGATTGTTTGTTCCGTTTACAATTTCAGTTACACAATCCGCGTGGCCTCTTTCGCAATGATGAAGGACTACCTGCTGGAAGGGACTGTCTGTCTTGTAACTCTGTCAGTGTCTATGGCCAGTCTTGTCGCGGTGCTGGTGACGTACTCCTTGCTACCGCAGCTGCGCAACGTTCCTGGGGTGATCGTCATGTCGCACTCGGGGGCCCTGCTAGGGTCTCAGGCTTTCATGTTGCTTGCCGTGTATCCACGGGGTTGGCTGTGCCTCTTGCACTCGCTCCTCATCCACGCCCTCGTGCTGTCCAGCTTTCTGTGGAAGTCGGTGCTCAGCTTTGACCTGCTCTTGATGCTTAGGCTCAAGTCCATTGAAAGTTCGTCTCACGCCAGTAGAACCCGCATGCTCAACTGCTACGGTGTCGTAGGTTGGGTTCTACCGGCCGTGCTGGTGCTGATCTGCTGGCTCTTGGACCACTTTGAGGTCTACGACATCCACTACGGATCCACCGCTTCGGGTACGTGCTGGCTGGGATCGATCTCCGCCAACCTGTACCTTATCCTCGTGCCCCTTGGCCTCTCCTGGTTTTTCAACGTCGTCTGCTTCACAATTGCCCTGCTTCTCATCCACCGAAGCGGGGTGAAATTCCGAGGCAAGGCTGCAAGGTCCAAGGTGCAGCGCGCCAGAGACCGACGCCGTCTGATGGTTTCAGCCAGGATCTCTATGCTGATGGGAGGGGCCTGGGTGCTGTGTTTCGCCGCGGCAGCTGTCGACATGGACGAGCTTTGGCTGGCTCACTCAGCCCTCAACGGCGCCCAGGGGGTCTACCTGCTGATCTGTTTCGTCTTTAAGCCGCGCGTTCTGGTCATGCTGAGGGACAGATTGTCTTGTCAGAAAGAGGAGGCACGCGCTAGTACTGCCCGTGAGATGACCACTACTATTACCAGCAGCTCTCTGTCAGCTGTCAACACCGCTGTCGATGATGTGTCGGTAGCAAGTGGACATGTCTATCCTTTGGCAGCAAAGGCTTGA